One window of the Eucalyptus grandis isolate ANBG69807.140 chromosome 6, ASM1654582v1, whole genome shotgun sequence genome contains the following:
- the LOC104447879 gene encoding probable E3 ubiquitin-protein ligase RHG1A isoform X2: protein MQGQRSAISSLPEALDIDHPSSSSSSSNGMNSHQLCWNTIQNSSESQISQSMVPPSDHMAFLNSVSHERQNLLGSGIPERGSSSSYHEAGSIEWKAEHGWLSSAGFSGGSGPLIEDQQRSANNRRFVLDDVSVNPLMIHSSRSSWTGQNLNLNAGHGSDSSFSESPNLYSLTGLNDQQLPPSGCSDPFMIPPGTGKCIVGENDGGQGGSLDVRHIPCKRKSLERHVGQSSIGESSHFLEVEETSAQHATSAHSNMNTNSTMSRVSEQADPQLGSSVSHVTGIVSPCPPYTSVSESAETSQRSSRLRINSSMHSYPNSSIIHPMGGALSNSNVSSTSQSSRFVSVSHSLDLPLAPASSNVNIQEQPDLLDLPSLPYPEQSIRWSRGSVTRPGSSSSSAFYRNRDDELQEASLGRYSRNVGRHPMYIPASELRNLVQGPVSRDIPGGSSAIPRSTTYSTQAGSSTSVPQSSQPNSVPHRSRHSHYPRRCPDYVRRSLLASIGSEMDPSSHSSDYSDHPAFLQDVLSSGSRNQGHRRSFPRSASWMERHGDALGIPYSMRTLAAASEGRRRLVSEDVMILDQSVFLGVADIHDRHGDMRLDVDNMSYEELLALEERIGNVNTGLSEETILSRMKQRKYTVVVCMDVEAEPCCICQELYNEGEGVGTLECGHDFHTNCIKQWLMHKNLCPICKTTGLTT from the exons tcttcatcttcaagcaatGGTATGAATAGTCATCAGCTTTGTTGGAATACtatacaaaattcatcagagaGCCAGATTTCACAGAGTATGGTACCGCCTAGTGATCATATGGCATTTTTGAACTCAGTTAGTCATGAGCGGCAAAACCTGCTGGGTAGTGGCATACCTGAGCGTGGTTCTAGCAGTTCATATCATGAGGCTGGTAGTATTGAGTGGAAAGCAGAACATGGATGGTTGTCTTCAGCAGGATTTTCTGGTGGTTCTGGTCCACTTATTGAAGATCAGCAAAGGAGTGCCAACAATAGAAGATTCGTGTTAGATGATGTCAGCGTCAATCCGCTGATGATTCATAGTTCTCGTTCTAGTTGGACTGGGCAGAACCTAAATCTGAATGCGGGTCATGGCAGTGATAGTTCTTTCTCTGAGTCTCCAAATTTATACTCGTTGACTGGACTCAATGACCAACAACTTCCTCCCTCTGGTTGCTCTGATCCTTTCATGATACCTCCAGGGACCGGTAAATGTATTGTGGGAGAGAATGATGGTGGACAAGGTGGCTCATTGGATGTCAGGCACATACCTTGTAAAAGAAAGTCCCTTGAAAGACATGTTGGTCAATCTTCTATTGGTGAAAGCTCTCATTTTCTTGAAGTGGAAGAAACTAGTGCACAGCATGCTACTTCTGCTCACAGTAACATGAACACTAACTCGACTATGTCTCGTGTGTCAGAACAAGCAGATCCACAACTAGGGTCAAGTGTGAGTCATGTGACAGGAATAGTTTCTCCTTGTCCTCCTTATACAAGTGTTTCGGAAAGTGCGGAAACCTCACAGAGAAGTTCCCGCCTGAGGATCAATTCTTCTATGCACAGCTATCCAAACTCTTCCATCATACACCCTATGGGAGGCGCTCTTAGCAACTCCAATGTCTCGTCTACCTCCCAGTCATCAAGATTTGTTTCAGTCAGCCATTCGTTGGACTTGCCTTTGGCACCTGCATCTAGTAATGTCAACATCCAAGAACAGCCTGATCTGCTTGATCTGCCTTCTTTGCCATACCCTGAACAATCAATTAGGTGGAGTAGGGGTTCTGTCACTAGGCCTGGCTCTTCTTCTAGTTCGGCTTTCTATAGAAACAGAGATGACGAGCTGCAAGAAGCCAGCTTGGGCAGGTATTCGAGAAATGTTGGGAGACACCCTATGTATATACCTGCTAGTGAATTGAGAAATTTGGTTCAAGGACCAGTATCTAGAGATATACCGGGTGGAAGTAGTGCAATTCCAAGAAGTACCACATATAGTACTCAGGCTGGATCCAGTACATCTGTCCCTCAATCATCTCAACCTAACTCGGTGCCTCATCGCAGTCGTCATTCCCACTACCCACGAAGATGTCCTGACTACGTCCGCCGATCGTTATTAGCTTCCATAGGGAGCGAGATGGATCCTAGCAGCCATTCTTCAGATTATTCAGACCATCCTGCTTTCTTGCAAGATGTCCTTTCATCTGGGTCTCGTAACCAGGGTCATCGTCGGTCATTCCCTAGGTCCGCATCTTGGATGGAAAGACATGGTGATGCACTAGGAATTCCGTACTCCATGCGAACTTTGGCTGCTGCAAGTGAAGGCCGAAGAAGGCTTGTTTCAGAG GATGTCATGATTCTTGATCAGTCAGTATTCCTGGGGGTAGCTGATATTCATGATCGGCATGGAGACATGCGGCTTGACGTCGATAACATGTCTTATGAG GAATTATTGGCATTGGAAGAGCGCATTGGAAACGTTAACACTGGACTGAGCGAGGAAACCATTTTAAGTCGCATGAAGCAGCGCAAGTACACAGTTGTAGTTTGCATGGATGTGGAGGCGGAGCCCTGCTGCATTTGTCAG GAGTTGTACAATGAGGGAGAGGGTGTTGGGACTCTGGAATGCGGGCATGATTTCCACACCAACTGCATAAAGCAATGGCTGATGCACAAGAACTTGTGCCCCATCTGTAAAACGACAGGTCTGACCACGTGA
- the LOC104447879 gene encoding probable E3 ubiquitin-protein ligase RHG1A isoform X1 translates to MQGQRSAISSLPEALDIDHPSSSSSSSNGMNSHQLCWNTIQNSSESQISQSMVPPSDHMAFLNSVSHERQNLLGSGIPERGSSSSYHEAGSIEWKAEHGWLSSAGFSGGSGPLIEDQQRSANNRRFVLDDVSVNPLMIHSSRSSWTGQNLNLNAGHGSDSSFSESPNLYSLTGLNDQQLPPSGCSDPFMIPPGTGKCIVGENDGGQGGSLDVRHIPCKRKSLERHVGQSSIGESSHFLEVEETSAQHATSAHSNMNTNSTMSRVSEQADPQLGSSVSHVTGIVSPCPPYTSVSESAETSQRSSRLRINSSMHSYPNSSIIHPMGGALSNSNVSSTSQSSRFVSVSHSLDLPLAPASSNVNIQEQPDLLDLPSLPYPEQSIRWSRGSVTRPGSSSSSAFYRNRDDELQEASLGRYSRNVGRHPMYIPASELRNLVQGPVSRDIPGGSSAIPRSTTYSTQAGSSTSVPQSSQPNSVPHRSRHSHYPRRCPDYVRRSLLASIGSEMDPSSHSSDYSDHPAFLQDVLSSGSRNQGHRRSFPRSASWMERHGDALGIPYSMRTLAAASEGRRRLVSEIRSVLDHMRQGEGLRPEDVMILDQSVFLGVADIHDRHGDMRLDVDNMSYEELLALEERIGNVNTGLSEETILSRMKQRKYTVVVCMDVEAEPCCICQELYNEGEGVGTLECGHDFHTNCIKQWLMHKNLCPICKTTGLTT, encoded by the exons tcttcatcttcaagcaatGGTATGAATAGTCATCAGCTTTGTTGGAATACtatacaaaattcatcagagaGCCAGATTTCACAGAGTATGGTACCGCCTAGTGATCATATGGCATTTTTGAACTCAGTTAGTCATGAGCGGCAAAACCTGCTGGGTAGTGGCATACCTGAGCGTGGTTCTAGCAGTTCATATCATGAGGCTGGTAGTATTGAGTGGAAAGCAGAACATGGATGGTTGTCTTCAGCAGGATTTTCTGGTGGTTCTGGTCCACTTATTGAAGATCAGCAAAGGAGTGCCAACAATAGAAGATTCGTGTTAGATGATGTCAGCGTCAATCCGCTGATGATTCATAGTTCTCGTTCTAGTTGGACTGGGCAGAACCTAAATCTGAATGCGGGTCATGGCAGTGATAGTTCTTTCTCTGAGTCTCCAAATTTATACTCGTTGACTGGACTCAATGACCAACAACTTCCTCCCTCTGGTTGCTCTGATCCTTTCATGATACCTCCAGGGACCGGTAAATGTATTGTGGGAGAGAATGATGGTGGACAAGGTGGCTCATTGGATGTCAGGCACATACCTTGTAAAAGAAAGTCCCTTGAAAGACATGTTGGTCAATCTTCTATTGGTGAAAGCTCTCATTTTCTTGAAGTGGAAGAAACTAGTGCACAGCATGCTACTTCTGCTCACAGTAACATGAACACTAACTCGACTATGTCTCGTGTGTCAGAACAAGCAGATCCACAACTAGGGTCAAGTGTGAGTCATGTGACAGGAATAGTTTCTCCTTGTCCTCCTTATACAAGTGTTTCGGAAAGTGCGGAAACCTCACAGAGAAGTTCCCGCCTGAGGATCAATTCTTCTATGCACAGCTATCCAAACTCTTCCATCATACACCCTATGGGAGGCGCTCTTAGCAACTCCAATGTCTCGTCTACCTCCCAGTCATCAAGATTTGTTTCAGTCAGCCATTCGTTGGACTTGCCTTTGGCACCTGCATCTAGTAATGTCAACATCCAAGAACAGCCTGATCTGCTTGATCTGCCTTCTTTGCCATACCCTGAACAATCAATTAGGTGGAGTAGGGGTTCTGTCACTAGGCCTGGCTCTTCTTCTAGTTCGGCTTTCTATAGAAACAGAGATGACGAGCTGCAAGAAGCCAGCTTGGGCAGGTATTCGAGAAATGTTGGGAGACACCCTATGTATATACCTGCTAGTGAATTGAGAAATTTGGTTCAAGGACCAGTATCTAGAGATATACCGGGTGGAAGTAGTGCAATTCCAAGAAGTACCACATATAGTACTCAGGCTGGATCCAGTACATCTGTCCCTCAATCATCTCAACCTAACTCGGTGCCTCATCGCAGTCGTCATTCCCACTACCCACGAAGATGTCCTGACTACGTCCGCCGATCGTTATTAGCTTCCATAGGGAGCGAGATGGATCCTAGCAGCCATTCTTCAGATTATTCAGACCATCCTGCTTTCTTGCAAGATGTCCTTTCATCTGGGTCTCGTAACCAGGGTCATCGTCGGTCATTCCCTAGGTCCGCATCTTGGATGGAAAGACATGGTGATGCACTAGGAATTCCGTACTCCATGCGAACTTTGGCTGCTGCAAGTGAAGGCCGAAGAAGGCTTGTTTCAGAG ATTCGGAGTGTGTTGGATCATATGCGCCAGGGGGAGGGCTTACGTCCTGAG GATGTCATGATTCTTGATCAGTCAGTATTCCTGGGGGTAGCTGATATTCATGATCGGCATGGAGACATGCGGCTTGACGTCGATAACATGTCTTATGAG GAATTATTGGCATTGGAAGAGCGCATTGGAAACGTTAACACTGGACTGAGCGAGGAAACCATTTTAAGTCGCATGAAGCAGCGCAAGTACACAGTTGTAGTTTGCATGGATGTGGAGGCGGAGCCCTGCTGCATTTGTCAG GAGTTGTACAATGAGGGAGAGGGTGTTGGGACTCTGGAATGCGGGCATGATTTCCACACCAACTGCATAAAGCAATGGCTGATGCACAAGAACTTGTGCCCCATCTGTAAAACGACAGGTCTGACCACGTGA